A region from the Sphingomonas brevis genome encodes:
- a CDS encoding PspC domain-containing protein, translated as MSERYSMNRRDKKVAGVCSTLGDVFNIDPTFIRLGFAAAALLISWKLAIVAYVAAGIYLHIQKNKAVGSRERPSEFERMAELGRRRTSVHELRTELDVNDRRMMAIDHHLSSQNDELAREIEALREEK; from the coding sequence ATGTCAGAACGTTATTCGATGAATCGCCGCGACAAGAAGGTGGCCGGCGTCTGCTCGACCCTCGGCGATGTGTTCAACATCGATCCGACCTTCATCCGGCTGGGGTTCGCCGCCGCCGCGCTGCTGATCAGCTGGAAACTGGCGATTGTCGCCTATGTCGCGGCCGGCATCTATCTGCATATCCAGAAGAACAAGGCAGTTGGCAGCCGCGAACGGCCGTCGGAGTTCGAGCGCATGGCCGAGCTTGGCCGGCGCCGCACCTCGGTCCACGAGCTGCGCACCGAGCTCGACGTCAACGACCGCCGGATGATGGCCATCGATCACCATCTGAGTAGCCAGAACGATGAGCTGGCCCGCGAAATCGAAGCATTGAGGGAGGAGAAATAA
- a CDS encoding threonine synthase, with the protein MFMTHLECSLTGERYESDKLQNLSKVGKPLLARYDLDAVAGRLTRDELASRPSGMWKWRELLPLPEGAEPVSLGEPETPLIPLDHVGRKQGTKAPIVKDEGRLPTGSFKARGMAAAVSMANHFGVTRIALPTNGNAGAALAAYAARAGMSSLVICPAETPDINIRETAAYGAEVIVADGQIDECGRIVGEGAMAGKWFDCSTLKEPYRLEGKKVMGLELAEQFSWELPDAIFYPTGGGTGLIGMWKGFDELERIGLIGPKRPRMYAVQAAGCAPMVRAWEAGDEFAERWEGAATMATGIRVPKAVGDFLILRAVRTSGGAAIAVQEEAIMEAVDDAARLDGMLLCPEGGAVLAAWRDALDRKLVGPDERVVLFNCANGNKYPLADRSRRMMLADIDATSL; encoded by the coding sequence ATGTTCATGACCCATCTCGAATGTTCGCTGACCGGCGAGCGCTATGAATCGGACAAGCTCCAGAACCTGTCGAAAGTCGGCAAGCCGTTGCTCGCCCGATACGATCTCGACGCGGTCGCGGGGCGCCTGACCCGCGACGAACTGGCCTCGCGCCCTTCGGGCATGTGGAAATGGCGCGAGCTGCTGCCGTTGCCCGAAGGCGCCGAGCCGGTCAGCCTTGGCGAGCCGGAAACGCCGCTGATCCCGCTCGACCATGTCGGTCGCAAACAGGGTACCAAGGCACCGATCGTCAAGGACGAGGGGCGCCTTCCAACCGGCTCGTTCAAGGCGCGCGGCATGGCTGCGGCGGTCAGCATGGCCAATCATTTCGGCGTGACCCGCATTGCGCTGCCGACCAACGGCAACGCTGGCGCGGCGCTGGCCGCTTATGCCGCGCGGGCAGGGATGAGTTCCCTGGTCATTTGCCCCGCCGAAACGCCCGACATCAATATCCGCGAGACAGCGGCCTATGGCGCCGAGGTCATCGTCGCCGACGGCCAGATCGACGAATGCGGGCGGATCGTCGGGGAAGGGGCAATGGCCGGGAAGTGGTTCGACTGTTCGACGCTGAAGGAGCCCTACCGGCTGGAAGGCAAGAAGGTGATGGGCCTGGAACTGGCCGAGCAGTTCAGCTGGGAACTGCCCGACGCCATCTTCTACCCGACGGGTGGGGGCACCGGCCTGATCGGCATGTGGAAGGGGTTCGACGAGCTGGAGCGGATCGGACTGATCGGGCCGAAGCGTCCGCGCATGTATGCGGTGCAGGCCGCCGGCTGCGCGCCGATGGTCCGCGCGTGGGAAGCGGGCGACGAGTTCGCCGAGCGCTGGGAAGGCGCGGCGACAATGGCCACCGGCATAAGAGTGCCCAAGGCGGTCGGCGATTTCCTCATTCTTCGCGCGGTTCGGACAAGCGGCGGTGCGGCGATCGCCGTCCAGGAGGAAGCGATCATGGAAGCGGTCGACGATGCAGCACGCCTCGACGGCATGCTGCTTTGCCCGGAAGGCGGGGCAGTGCTTGCCGCGTGGCGCGACGCGCTCGATCGCAAACTGGTCGGTCCGGACGAGCGCGTCGTCCTGTTCAACTGTGCCAACGGCAACAAATATCCGCTGGCCGACCGCTCGCGGCGGATGATGCTCGCCGACATCGACGCTACGAGCCTCTAG
- a CDS encoding TonB-dependent receptor, with protein MVTDSSSEAVGATDSAVSADVPVSGSAEEAHPDHEADIVVTGVRRKENDVLGGVSVLDQADLTRQMRPSIGETLAKQPGVSATSFGPTASAPVLRGLSGDRVRVLTDGIGTLDLSSSGPDHAIAINPITAERIEVLRGPSALLFGSSAIGGVVNVIDTRIPRHEPDGPIKADALLSYGSAANERSANAAIDVPVGGHFVLHADGNYSKSDDLETGGHILSKELREQALASPDAEIQALADLKGELPNSAATSKEGALGVGYVDGDLNVGVSVTRHLSKYEVPIRYSLDPAIEPEAPTIDVEQTRYDARAEIPVGGFFNLVRARGGYANYHHDEIEESGEIGSSFFSKGGEGRVELVQSEKSGWGGTSGVQYLQRNAKIRGEEKFLPDSRQKQAGLFTLQTYVQGPIRIEGGVRVEHSKLDADADAQLGTPERSKSFTTWSGSLGGQYEFVPGWRAGLSLSHAERAPAIDELFANGPHGGSQAFEIGNPELDPERSNSVELGLHHSKGGLHLTANLFYSRFSNFIFQAPTGEIEDDLPVLQYSEGKATYYGFEAQAEAKLGEALGINWGAELQGDMVHATVKDFGPAPLIPPMRVLGAITGEKGQLDGRVEVEHAFDHDRAAPNETDTAGYTLVNASLDWHPFAAKPELTLSLAANNLFDVEARRSTSLLKDFAPLAGRDIRVTARIGF; from the coding sequence ATGGTGACCGATTCATCAAGTGAGGCGGTCGGAGCGACCGATTCCGCCGTATCGGCCGATGTGCCGGTGTCGGGCAGCGCGGAAGAAGCTCACCCCGACCATGAGGCGGACATCGTCGTCACCGGAGTCCGGCGGAAAGAGAATGATGTGCTGGGCGGCGTTTCGGTGCTCGATCAGGCCGACCTCACCCGGCAGATGCGCCCAAGCATCGGCGAGACGCTGGCCAAGCAGCCTGGGGTCAGTGCGACGAGCTTTGGCCCGACCGCCTCGGCGCCGGTACTGCGCGGCCTTTCCGGCGACCGGGTCCGGGTGCTGACCGACGGGATCGGCACCCTGGACCTGTCATCGTCCGGGCCCGACCATGCCATCGCTATCAACCCGATCACCGCCGAGCGGATCGAGGTGCTGCGCGGGCCGTCGGCCCTGTTGTTCGGATCTTCGGCGATCGGCGGCGTGGTCAATGTCATCGACACGCGCATCCCGCGTCATGAACCCGACGGTCCGATCAAGGCCGACGCTCTGCTGTCCTATGGCAGCGCCGCCAACGAGCGGTCAGCCAATGCCGCGATCGACGTGCCGGTCGGCGGGCATTTCGTGCTTCATGCCGACGGTAATTATTCGAAGAGCGACGACCTGGAGACGGGCGGCCACATCCTGTCGAAGGAATTGCGCGAACAGGCGCTGGCCAGCCCCGATGCGGAAATCCAGGCTCTTGCCGACCTTAAGGGCGAATTGCCCAATTCGGCGGCGACGTCGAAGGAAGGGGCGCTGGGCGTCGGCTATGTCGACGGCGACCTCAATGTCGGCGTGTCGGTGACGCGGCACCTCAGCAAGTATGAAGTGCCGATCCGCTATTCGCTCGATCCGGCGATTGAGCCAGAAGCGCCGACCATCGACGTCGAGCAGACGCGTTACGACGCGCGGGCGGAGATTCCGGTCGGCGGATTCTTCAACCTGGTCCGGGCGCGGGGCGGCTACGCCAACTACCATCACGACGAGATCGAGGAGAGCGGCGAGATCGGCTCCTCCTTCTTCAGCAAGGGGGGAGAAGGCCGGGTCGAGCTGGTGCAGAGTGAGAAGTCGGGCTGGGGCGGAACCAGCGGCGTGCAATATCTCCAACGCAACGCGAAAATCCGCGGCGAAGAGAAATTCCTGCCTGACAGCCGGCAGAAACAGGCCGGCCTGTTCACCCTGCAGACCTACGTCCAGGGGCCGATCCGGATCGAGGGCGGGGTGCGGGTCGAGCATAGCAAGCTCGACGCCGATGCCGATGCGCAGCTCGGCACGCCCGAGCGGTCGAAGAGCTTCACCACCTGGTCGGGCTCGCTGGGCGGGCAATATGAGTTCGTTCCGGGATGGCGTGCCGGCCTGTCGCTGTCGCATGCCGAGAGGGCGCCGGCGATCGACGAGCTGTTCGCCAATGGCCCGCACGGCGGCAGCCAGGCGTTTGAAATCGGAAATCCCGAGCTAGATCCGGAACGGAGCAATTCGGTCGAGCTGGGGCTGCACCACAGCAAAGGCGGACTGCACCTCACCGCGAACCTGTTCTACTCGCGCTTCTCCAACTTTATCTTCCAGGCGCCGACCGGGGAGATCGAGGACGATCTGCCGGTGCTCCAATATAGCGAGGGCAAGGCGACCTATTATGGCTTCGAGGCTCAGGCAGAGGCGAAGCTGGGCGAGGCGCTCGGCATCAACTGGGGCGCCGAGCTGCAAGGCGACATGGTTCATGCCACGGTCAAGGATTTCGGTCCCGCACCGCTGATCCCGCCGATGCGGGTACTGGGTGCGATCACCGGCGAGAAGGGCCAGTTGGATGGGCGGGTCGAGGTCGAGCATGCATTCGACCATGACCGCGCCGCGCCGAACGAAACGGACACGGCCGGCTATACGTTGGTCAATGCGTCGCTCGACTGGCACCCGTTCGCGGCCAAGCCGGAGCTGACCTTGTCGCTGGCGGCGAATAATTTGTTCGATGTCGAGGCGCGGCGCAGTACGTCGCTGCTCAAGGATTTTGCCCCGCTCGCCGGGCGCGACATCAGGGTGACGGCGAGAATCGGATTCTAG
- a CDS encoding PspA/IM30 family protein — translation MPELEPIEARPAIRIPRQDEDRNETTISFAPLSGILSGPIFTRTRDIIAANVSELLDRSEDPARMIRMIIVEMEETLVEVRATAARSIADIKEMRRACNRLDDLQHGWTEKAALALEKGREDLARAALGEKQKAAEMAEGLHAEISQIEQVLRGYEADIQRLQTKLAEARGRQNAIASRLESAITRARTSEVLHGNRTEEAFAKFELLERRADFAEGRADALALAGPKSLEEEIAELRASEAVDAELDALKSALAAKK, via the coding sequence ATGCCTGAACTTGAACCGATCGAAGCCCGCCCGGCCATCCGCATTCCGCGGCAGGACGAGGACAGGAATGAAACGACTATCAGTTTCGCGCCGCTTTCCGGCATCCTGTCGGGCCCGATCTTCACCCGTACGCGGGACATTATCGCAGCGAATGTGTCGGAACTGCTCGACCGGTCGGAAGACCCGGCCCGAATGATCCGCATGATCATCGTCGAGATGGAAGAAACGCTGGTCGAGGTGCGCGCAACCGCCGCCCGCTCGATCGCCGACATCAAGGAAATGCGCCGCGCCTGCAACCGGCTCGACGACCTCCAGCATGGCTGGACCGAGAAGGCCGCGCTGGCACTGGAAAAGGGCCGCGAGGACCTGGCCCGCGCCGCGCTGGGCGAGAAGCAGAAGGCAGCCGAGATGGCCGAGGGCCTGCATGCCGAGATCTCGCAGATCGAGCAGGTGCTGCGCGGTTACGAGGCCGACATCCAGCGGCTCCAGACCAAGCTTGCCGAAGCCCGCGGTCGCCAGAACGCGATCGCCAGCCGGCTCGAGAGCGCGATCACCCGCGCCCGCACTAGCGAAGTGCTGCACGGCAACCGCACCGAGGAAGCGTTCGCCAAGTTCGAACTGCTCGAGCGCCGTGCCGATTTTGCCGAAGGCCGCGCCGACGCGCTGGCGCTCGCCGGGCCGAAAAGCCTTGAGGAAGAAATTGCCGAGCTGCGCGCCTCCGAGGCCGTCGATGCCGAGCTTGACGCACTGAAATCCGCGCTTGCGGCGAAGAAGTGA